In the genome of Chiroxiphia lanceolata isolate bChiLan1 chromosome 17, bChiLan1.pri, whole genome shotgun sequence, one region contains:
- the SLC2A10 gene encoding solute carrier family 2, facilitated glucose transporter member 10, protein MGRAVMVLLLSATVSLLGGLIFGYELGIISGALLQLQVDFHLSCFKQEVVVSAVLIGALLASLAGGVLIDRHGRRRAILVSNVVLLVGSLILTLARSFVVLVIGRMTVGFAISVSSMACCIYVSEMVAAHRRGLLVSLYEAGITGGILLSYALNYVFADVEEGWRYMFGLAIAPTAMQFLSILFLPVNPVKLSSWDSDCQKGLIPLQDTEDRAAAKREPCQGKHYSFLDLFRTRDNMRRRTLVGLGLVLFQQFTGQPNVLGYASKIFHSVGFQSNSSAILASVGLGAIKVVATLVAMALADKAGRRVLLLAGCVVMAISVTTIGLTSRMAPLAMARDCKAPTDPNASLSLTQHPLTSAFPQSAVSPLPPASGAVKSQAAPGFAATRSLTKVFASTQSKEVVPNSSLTQKRDLVGQSTKGTVGSTGPPLSGAPWARHTVLNWITLLSMMAFVSAFSIGFGPMTWLVLSEIYPAGIRGRAFAFCNSFNWAANLLISLSFLDLIDAIGFSWMFLLYGLMGVMSVIFIYLFVPETKGQSLEEIDQQFSRKRVWEGNVFKQRRGRGVSCTHAQYQRVEHTNSP, encoded by the exons GTCGTGCAGTGATGGTCCTGCTCTTGTCTGCAACAGTGTCTCTCCTGGGCGGGCTGATATTTGGGTATGAACTGGGGATAATCTCTGGTGCACTGCTGCAGTTGCAGGTGGACTTTCACCTCAGCTGCTTCAAGCAAGAAGTTGTCGTGAGCGCCGTCCTCATCGGAGCCCTGCTGGCCTCTCTGGCCGGGGGGGTGCTCATCGACCGCCACGGCCGGAGGAGAGCGATCCTGGTCAGCAACGTGGTCCTGCTGGTTGGCAGCCTCATCCTCACGCTGGCCAGGTCATTTGTGGTGCTGGTCATTGGGCGCATGACCGTGGGCTTTGCCATCTCTGTCTCGTCCATGGCCTGCTGCATCTACGTCTCAGAGATGGTGGCTGCTCACCGGCGAGGGCTGCTGGTGTCTCTCTACGAAGCCGGTATCACCGGGGGCATCCTGCTGTCCTACGCGCTGAATTACGTCTTTGCGGACGTGGAGGAGGGGTGGAGGTACATGTTTGGGCTGGCCATTGCCCCGACAGCCATGCAGTTCCTCAGCATCCTCTTTCTCCCAGTGAACCCTGTTAAATTAAGCTCGTGGGACTCAGACTGCCAGAAGGGCCTCATTCCGTTGCAGGACACTGAGGACAGAGCGGCAGCAAAGCGGGAGCCCTGTCAGGGAAAGCATTACTCATTCCTTGACCTTTTCAGGACCAGAGACAACATGAGAAGGCGGACTCTGGTGGGCCTGGGACTGGTGCTCTTCCAGCAGTTCACTGGGCAGCCCAATGTGCTGGGCTATGCCTCCAAAATCTTCCACTCGGTGGGGTTCCAGAGCAACTCCTCGGCAATCCTGGCCTCAGTTGGGCTGGGAGCCATCAAGGTGGTGGCCACGCTGGTCGCAATGGCCTTGGCAGACAAGGCTGGCAGGAGagtgctgctcctggctggctgTGTGGTGATGGCCATCTCGGTCACCACCATCGGCCTCACGAGCCGCATGGCCCCGCTGGCCATGGCCAGGGACTGCAAGGCACCCACCGACCCCAACGCGTCCCTCAGCCTCACTCAGCACCCCCTGACATCTGCATTCCCCCAGTCTGCTGTGTCACCCCTCCCACCAGCATCGGGTGCTGTCAAAAGTCAGGCAGCCCCTGGTTTTGCTGCCACAAGGAGCCTTACAAAAGTTTTTGCCAGTACCCAAAGCAAAGAGGTTGTTCCCAATTCTTCCCTCACGCAGAAAAGGGACTTGGTGGGTCAGTCCACAAAAGGGACAGTGGGAAGCACGGGCCCTCCTCTCTCTGGTGCTCCCTGGGCACGACATACGGTCTTAAATTGGATTACACTGCTGAGCATGATGGCTTTCGTGAGCGCCTTCTCAATTGGATTTGGGCCAA TGACCTGGCTGGTCCTCAGTGAGATTTACCCTGCTGGGATAAGAGGAAGAGCCTTTGCCTTCTGTAACAGCTTTAACTGGGCTGCTAATTTACTGATCAGCCTCTCCTTCCTGGACCTTATTG ATGCCATTGGATTCTCTTGGATGTTTCTTCTCTATGGACTGATGGGAGTGATGTCTGTTATATTCATTTACCTTTTTGTTCCGGAAACAAAAGGACAGTCCCTAGAGGAGATAGACCAGCAGTTCTCCAGGAAAAG ggtttgggaaggaaatgtGTTCAAGCAGAGACGTGGACGAGGAGTGAGCTGCACACATGCACAGTACCAGAGAGTGGAGCACACCAACAGCCCGTGA